A genome region from Panthera uncia isolate 11264 chromosome A3 unlocalized genomic scaffold, Puncia_PCG_1.0 HiC_scaffold_11, whole genome shotgun sequence includes the following:
- the KCNK15 gene encoding potassium channel subfamily K member 15, which yields MRKQSVRTAALILCILSYLLVGAAVFDALESEAERGRQRLLAQKRGEFRRKYRFSAEDYRELERLALQAEPHRAGRQWKFAGSFYFAITVITTIGYGHAAPGTDSGKVFCMFYALLGIPLTLVTFQSLGERLNALVRRLLLAAKRCLGLRRPRVSTENMVVAGLLVCAATLALGAAAFAHFEGWTFFHAYYYCFITLTTIGFGDFVALQRDEALQRKPPYVAFSFLYILLGLTVIGAFLNLVVLRFLAASTDAPERATRRASPLRLGAPESRGRPPPRRPARAGGSASISSRVHRLQLGARDNLAFSPPSSPGAVGGGTVGRPPARRKSI from the exons ATGAGGAAGCAGAGCGTGCGCACGGCCGCGCTCATCCTGTGCATCCTGTCCTACCTGCTGGTGGGCGCCGCGGTCTTCGACGCGCTCGAGTCCGAGGCGGAGCGCGGCCGCCAGCGGCTGCTGGCCCAGAAGCGCGGCGAGTTCCGGAGGAAGTACCGCTTCTCGGCCGAGGACTACCGCGAGCTGGAGCGCCTGGCGCTGCAGGCCGAGCCGCACCGCGCCGGCCGCCAGTGGAAGTTCGCCGGCTCCTTCTACTTCGCCATCACCGTCATCACCACCATCG GGTACGGCCACGCCGCGCCGGGCACGGACTCGGGCAAGGTCTTCTGCATGTTCTATGCGCTCCTGGGCATCCCCCTGACGCTGGTCACCTTCCAGAGCCTGGGCGAGCGCCTGAACGCGCTGGTGCGGCGCCTCCTGCTGGCGGCCAAGCGCTGCCTGGGCCTGCGGCGGCCGCGCGTGTCCACCGAGAACATGGTGGTGGCCGGGCTGCTGGTGTGCGCCGCCACCCTGGCCCTCGGGGCCGCCGCCTTCGCGCACTTCGAGGGCTGGACCTTCTTCCACGCCTACTACTACTGCTTCATCACCCTCACCACCATCGGCTTCGGTGACTTCGTGGCGCTGCAGAGAGACGAGGCGCTTCAGAGGAAGCCGCCCTACGTGGCCTTCAGCTTCCTCTACATCCTCCTGGGGCTCACGGTCATCGGCGCCTTCCTCAACCTCGTGGTCCTGCGCTTTCTGGCGGCCAGCACCGACGCGCCCGAGCGCGCCACCCGCCGCGCCAGCCCGCTCCGCCTGGGGGCGCCCGAGAGCCGCGGCCGCCCTCCGCCCCGCCGCCCTGCCCGCGCCGGGGGCTCCGCCTCCATCTCGTCCCGCGTGCACCGGCTGCAGCTGGGAGCCCGCGACAACCTGGCCTTCTCACCCCCCTCGAGCCCTGGGGCTGTGGGCGGCGGCACGGTGGGCAGGCCCCCGGCCCGGCGGAAGTCCATCTGA
- the CCN5 gene encoding CCN family member 5 has product MRVTLQTHLLAFSLLCLLSKVCAQLCPTPCVCPWPPPRCPPGAPLVLDGCNCCRVCARRLGEPCDHLHVCDPSQGLICQPRAGPGGRGAMCLWGEDDGSCEVNGRVYRDGETFQPHCRVRCHCEDGGFTCVPLCSEDVRLPTWDCPYPRRVEVPGKCCPEWVCDQGGGLGVQPLPAQGPQFSGLVAPPPPGIPCPEWSTAWGPCSTTCGLGVATRVSNQNRLCRLETQHHLCLTRPCPPARGQSPRNSAF; this is encoded by the exons ATGAGAGTCACACTACAGACCCACCTTCTggccttctccctcctctgcctcctctcaaAG GTATGTGCCCAGCTGTGCCCAACACCATGTGTCTGCCCCTGGCCGCCACCCCGATGCCCACCGGGGGCGCCCCTGGTGCTGGACGGCTGCAACTGTTGCCGGGTATGTGCACGGCGGCTGGGGGAGCCCTGCGACCATCTCCACGTCTGCGACCCCAGCCAGGGCCTGATCTGCCAGCCCAGGGCGGGCCCTGGTGGCCGAGGGGCCATGTGCCTCT GGGGAGAGGATGACGGGAGCTGTGAGGTGAACGGCCGCGTGTACCGAGATGGGGAGACCTTCCAGCCCCACTGCAGGGTTCGCTGCCACTGTGAGGATGGTGGCTTCACCTGCGTGCCACTGTGCAGTGAGGACGTCCGGCTGCCCACCTGGGACTGCCCGTATCCCAGGAGGGTTGAGGTCCCGGGCAAGTGCTGCCCTGAGTGGGTGTGCGaccagggaggggggctgggggtccagcccctcccagcccaaG gACCCCAGTTTTCTGGCCTTgtcgctcccccaccccctggcatCCCCTGCCCAGAATGGAGCACGGCCTGGGGCCCCTGCTCAACCACCTGCGGGCTGGGCGTGGCCACTCGGGTGTCCAACCAGAACCGCCTCTGCCGACTGGAGACCCAGCACCACCTGTGCCTGACTAGGCCCTGTCCACCTGCCAGGGGCCAAAGCCCACGGAACAGTGCCTTTTAg